The following proteins are encoded in a genomic region of Cricetulus griseus strain 17A/GY chromosome 7, alternate assembly CriGri-PICRH-1.0, whole genome shotgun sequence:
- the Faap100 gene encoding Fanconi anemia core complex-associated protein 100 isoform X4 encodes MAGAAAAAAASASRVHYLSDLCCPLGGRAGPKPHVLRHQAEVFLSTGREFVYVYDREGGVLTAVYQFPHQVWHLQLLAARRALYVLCARTGIYCLSLDSRDRAEIQASCEDREDEAHPPPVIHVDPDACVLPDAALCAFTVLDDMLVTLVQGPTQWKMQLFERPCPGEAPRPGGQIGEVELSTCTPPGGVPGKPAAPCFLPVLCCTFPPDSRAPHGHPQGCGCLTLEEALFGLLFGADATLMQSPVILCGLPDGQLCCVVLKALVTCGLAPGDPKVLVKILHHLEEPVVFIGAVRAEPHAEEEQREPLPEENVHSDCLVALGHQGRTLAIKAGWSESGTLVPELREYCLPGPVLCAACGRDGRMYHSTPSNLCVVDLTRRDTPWSPEKADGAIGGLPSMLCPASLNICSVLTLTVSSGASTGGTELLALSSKGRLITCSLDLNSEVPVPPKMTMANAGQKIKELLLDIGDASERVSFLKKAVDQRNKAITSLNEAMNVSCALLSSQEGVRPISCTITTSWSRLELRDMLMATCTLENSSSFSLDQGWTLCIQVLTSSSALDLDGAGSTFTYTIPVDRLGPGSRREVTLPLGPSESGMLDLPVTMSCWLFYSLREVVGGALAPSDSLEVPYLETLPLNLPKQEGVCLPLCKRTVDMLQCLRFPGVSSQQPARAPCVPGPACEPVETFLKTCQTPGSEPAGAASLRAKYLPPSTASIRVSAVLLRTALEGGHSGSHLCSATLQWLLAENAAVTVVRAQKLSSIQGTAPDGTDVNLTVREVSVTDLSPAGPIQAVEIQVESSSLANMCRAHHAIIRRMQTMVTEQAAQGSSPPDLRMQYLHQIHANHQELLREVQTLRDQLCTEDEVRSYSTAQKLLQVYKQLRNPSLVLL; translated from the exons ATGGCCggcgccgccgccgccgccgccgcctctgcctcccgcgtgcaCTACCTGTCCGACCTCTGCTGCCCGCTCGGAGGCCGGGCGGGGCCCAAGCCGCATGTGCTGCGCCACCAGGCGGAGGTCTTTCTGTCCACCGGGCGCGAGTTCGTCTATGTGTACGACCGGGAGGGCGGGGTGCTGACG GCGGTGTACCAGTTTCCCCACCAGGTGTGGCACCTGCAGCTCCTGGCGGCCCGCAGGGCGCTCTACGTGCTGTGCGCGCGGACCGGCATCTACTGTCTGTCGCTGGACTCCCGGGACAG GGCTGAGATCCAGGCCTCCTGTGAGGACAGAGAGGATGAGGCTCACCCTCCCCCTGTGATCCATGTGGACCCCGACGCCTGTGTCCTCCCAGATGCCGCGCTCTGTGCCTTCACGGTGCTCGATGACATGCTGGTCACCCTGGTACAGGGCCCCACCCAGTGGAAGATGCAGCTGTTTGAGCGCCCCTGTCCAGGGGAGGCGCCTCGGCCCGGAGGGCAGATTGGTGAGGTGGAGTTGTCCACCTGCACCCCTCCAGGTGGGGTGCCAGGGAAGCCTGCAGCCCCCTGCTTCCTCCCGGTGCTGTGCTGCACGTTCCCACCAGACTCCAGGGCTCCTCACGGTCACCCCCAGGGCTGTGGCTGCCTCACACTGGAGGAGGCTCTCTTTGGTCTACTCTTTGGAGCCGACGCCACCCTCATGCAGTCCCCTGTGATCCTCTGCGGTCTCCCTGACGGCCAGCTTTGTTGCGTGGTTCTGAAGGCCTTGGTCACTTGTGGGTTAGCCCCTGGTGACCCAAAGGTCTTAGTCAAGATCCTCCATCACCTGGAGGAGCCTGTGGTCTTCATTGGGGCTGTGAGGGCGGAGCCTCATGCTGAGGAAGAGCAAAGAGAGCCGCTGCCTGAGGAGAATGTGCACTCTGACTGCCTGGTAGCCCTCGGCCACCAAGGCCGGACGCTGGCCATCAAAGCCGGCTGGAGTGAGTCAGGGACTCTAGTACCAGAGCTTCGTGAGTACTGCCTCCCGGGGCCTGTGCTCTGTGCTGCCTGTGGCCGGGATGGCCGCATGTACCACAGCACCCCCTCAAACCTCTGTGTGGTAGACCTGACTCGGAGAGACACTCCCTGGAGCCCTGAGAAGGCAGACGGGGCGATAGGAGGTCTGCCCTCCATGCTGTGCCCAGCCAGTCTGAACATCTGCAGTGTCCTCACTCTGACTGTGTCATCAGGGGCATCTACAG GTGGCACTGAGCTCCTGGCCCTATCTTCTAAAGGGCGCCTGATCACCTGCAGCCTGGACTTGAACTCTGAGGTGCCTGTGCCTCCCAAAATGACAATGGCCAATGCAGGCCAGAAAATTAAGGAGCTGCTCTTGGACATCGGTGATGCCTCTGAGAG GGTGTCCTTCCTGAAGAAAGCTGTTGACCAGCGCAACAAGGCCATAACAAGCCTCAATGAGGCCATGAATGTGAGCTGTGCCCTGCTGTCCAGCCAGGAGGGAGTCCGGCCCATCTCATGTACCATCACTACCTCCTGGAGCCGCCTGGAGTTACGAGACATGCTGATGGCCACCTGTACACTGGAGAACAGTAGCAGCTTCAGCCTGGACCAGGGCTGGACCTTGTGTATTCAGGTGCTTACTAGTTCCTCTGCCTTGGATCTGGATGGGGCTGGCTCGACTTTTACCTATACCATTCCAGTGGACAGACTTGGCCCAGGCAGTCGGCGTGAAGTGACATTGCCCCTGGGCCCTAGTGAGAGTGGCATGCTCGACCTGCCAGTGACCATGTCCTGCTGGCTTTTCTACAGTCTCAGGGAGGTGGTGGGTGGGGCCCTGGCCCCCTCCGACTCTCTAGAGGTCCCCTATCTGGAGACGCTCCCTCTCAACCTCCCTAAGCAAGAGGGGGTCTGCCTGCCCCTGTGCAAGCGCACAGTGGACATGCTGCAGTGTCTGCGCTTCCCGGGTGTGTCCTCACAACAACCTGCACGGGCGCCCTGCGTGCCTGGCCCTGCCTGTGAGCCTGTGGAAACCTTCCTAAAGACCTGCCAGACCCCTGGCAGTGAGCCAGCTGGCGCTGCCTCCCTTCGGGCCAAGTACCTGCCTCCGTCTACAGCATCCATCAGAGTATCAGCCGTGCTGCTCAGAACTGCGCTGGAGGGTGGTCACTCAG GTTCCCACCTTTGCAGCGCCACCCTGCAGTGGCTCCTTGCCGAGAATGCTGCTGTGACTGTCGTAAGGGCCCAGAAACTGTCCTCCATCCAGGGAACAGCCCCAGATGGTACCGATGTCAACCTCACCGTCCGTGAG GTATCTGTGACTGACTTGAGCCCCGCAGGGCCCATCCAGGCTGTGGAGATCCAAGTGGAGAGCTCCTCTCTGGCCAACATGTGTAGGGCCCACCATGCCATCATCAGACGGATGCAG ACTATGGTCACAGAGCAAGCTGCCCAAGGCTCCAGCCCACCTGACCTCCGAATGCAGTATCTACACCAGATTCATGCCAATCATCAG GAACTGCTTCGAGAGGTGCAGACACTGCGTGACCAGCTGTGCACAGAGGATGAAGTCAGATCCTACTCCACAGCCCAGAAGCTCCTGCAGGTTTACAAGCAGCTCCGCAACCCTAGCCTTGTCCTGTTGTGA
- the Faap100 gene encoding Fanconi anemia core complex-associated protein 100 isoform X2 gives MAGAAAAAAASASRVHYLSDLCCPLGGRAGPKPHVLRHQAEVFLSTGREFVYVYDREGGVLTAVYQFPHQVWHLQLLAARRALYVLCARTGIYCLSLDSRDRAEIQASCEDREDEAHPPPVIHVDPDACVLPDAALCAFTVLDDMLVTLVQGPTQWKMQLFERPCPGEAPRPGGQIGEVELSTCTPPGGVPGKPAAPCFLPVLCCTFPPDSRAPHGHPQGCGCLTLEEALFGLLFGADATLMQSPVILCGLPDGQLCCVVLKALVTCGLAPGDPKVLVKILHHLEEPVVFIGAVRAEPHAEEEQREPLPEENVHSDCLVALGHQGRTLAIKAGWSESGTLVPELREYCLPGPVLCAACGRDGRMYHSTPSNLCVVDLTRRDTPWSPEKADGAIGGLPSMLCPASLNICSVLTLTVSSGASTGGTELLALSSKGRLITCSLDLNSEVPVPPKMTMANAGQKIKELLLDIGDASERVSFLKKAVDQRNKAITSLNEAMNVSCALLSSQEGVRPISCTITTSWSRLELRDMLMATCTLENSSSFSLDQGWTLCIQVLTSSSALDLDGAGSTFTYTIPVDRLGPGSRREVTLPLGPSESGMLDLPVTMSCWLFYSLREVVGGALAPSDSLEVPYLETLPLNLPKQEGVCLPLCKRTVDMLQCLRFPGVSSQQPARAPCVPGPACEPVETFLKTCQTPGSEPAGAASLRAKYLPPSTASIRVSAVLLRTALEGGHSGSHLCSATLQWLLAENAAVTVVRAQKLSSIQGTAPDGTDVNLTVREVSVTDLSPAGPIQAVEIQVESSSLANMCRAHHAIIRRMQTMVTEQAAQGSSPPDLRMQYLHQIHANHQYKVFVGEGPG, from the exons ATGGCCggcgccgccgccgccgccgccgcctctgcctcccgcgtgcaCTACCTGTCCGACCTCTGCTGCCCGCTCGGAGGCCGGGCGGGGCCCAAGCCGCATGTGCTGCGCCACCAGGCGGAGGTCTTTCTGTCCACCGGGCGCGAGTTCGTCTATGTGTACGACCGGGAGGGCGGGGTGCTGACG GCGGTGTACCAGTTTCCCCACCAGGTGTGGCACCTGCAGCTCCTGGCGGCCCGCAGGGCGCTCTACGTGCTGTGCGCGCGGACCGGCATCTACTGTCTGTCGCTGGACTCCCGGGACAG GGCTGAGATCCAGGCCTCCTGTGAGGACAGAGAGGATGAGGCTCACCCTCCCCCTGTGATCCATGTGGACCCCGACGCCTGTGTCCTCCCAGATGCCGCGCTCTGTGCCTTCACGGTGCTCGATGACATGCTGGTCACCCTGGTACAGGGCCCCACCCAGTGGAAGATGCAGCTGTTTGAGCGCCCCTGTCCAGGGGAGGCGCCTCGGCCCGGAGGGCAGATTGGTGAGGTGGAGTTGTCCACCTGCACCCCTCCAGGTGGGGTGCCAGGGAAGCCTGCAGCCCCCTGCTTCCTCCCGGTGCTGTGCTGCACGTTCCCACCAGACTCCAGGGCTCCTCACGGTCACCCCCAGGGCTGTGGCTGCCTCACACTGGAGGAGGCTCTCTTTGGTCTACTCTTTGGAGCCGACGCCACCCTCATGCAGTCCCCTGTGATCCTCTGCGGTCTCCCTGACGGCCAGCTTTGTTGCGTGGTTCTGAAGGCCTTGGTCACTTGTGGGTTAGCCCCTGGTGACCCAAAGGTCTTAGTCAAGATCCTCCATCACCTGGAGGAGCCTGTGGTCTTCATTGGGGCTGTGAGGGCGGAGCCTCATGCTGAGGAAGAGCAAAGAGAGCCGCTGCCTGAGGAGAATGTGCACTCTGACTGCCTGGTAGCCCTCGGCCACCAAGGCCGGACGCTGGCCATCAAAGCCGGCTGGAGTGAGTCAGGGACTCTAGTACCAGAGCTTCGTGAGTACTGCCTCCCGGGGCCTGTGCTCTGTGCTGCCTGTGGCCGGGATGGCCGCATGTACCACAGCACCCCCTCAAACCTCTGTGTGGTAGACCTGACTCGGAGAGACACTCCCTGGAGCCCTGAGAAGGCAGACGGGGCGATAGGAGGTCTGCCCTCCATGCTGTGCCCAGCCAGTCTGAACATCTGCAGTGTCCTCACTCTGACTGTGTCATCAGGGGCATCTACAG GTGGCACTGAGCTCCTGGCCCTATCTTCTAAAGGGCGCCTGATCACCTGCAGCCTGGACTTGAACTCTGAGGTGCCTGTGCCTCCCAAAATGACAATGGCCAATGCAGGCCAGAAAATTAAGGAGCTGCTCTTGGACATCGGTGATGCCTCTGAGAG GGTGTCCTTCCTGAAGAAAGCTGTTGACCAGCGCAACAAGGCCATAACAAGCCTCAATGAGGCCATGAATGTGAGCTGTGCCCTGCTGTCCAGCCAGGAGGGAGTCCGGCCCATCTCATGTACCATCACTACCTCCTGGAGCCGCCTGGAGTTACGAGACATGCTGATGGCCACCTGTACACTGGAGAACAGTAGCAGCTTCAGCCTGGACCAGGGCTGGACCTTGTGTATTCAGGTGCTTACTAGTTCCTCTGCCTTGGATCTGGATGGGGCTGGCTCGACTTTTACCTATACCATTCCAGTGGACAGACTTGGCCCAGGCAGTCGGCGTGAAGTGACATTGCCCCTGGGCCCTAGTGAGAGTGGCATGCTCGACCTGCCAGTGACCATGTCCTGCTGGCTTTTCTACAGTCTCAGGGAGGTGGTGGGTGGGGCCCTGGCCCCCTCCGACTCTCTAGAGGTCCCCTATCTGGAGACGCTCCCTCTCAACCTCCCTAAGCAAGAGGGGGTCTGCCTGCCCCTGTGCAAGCGCACAGTGGACATGCTGCAGTGTCTGCGCTTCCCGGGTGTGTCCTCACAACAACCTGCACGGGCGCCCTGCGTGCCTGGCCCTGCCTGTGAGCCTGTGGAAACCTTCCTAAAGACCTGCCAGACCCCTGGCAGTGAGCCAGCTGGCGCTGCCTCCCTTCGGGCCAAGTACCTGCCTCCGTCTACAGCATCCATCAGAGTATCAGCCGTGCTGCTCAGAACTGCGCTGGAGGGTGGTCACTCAG GTTCCCACCTTTGCAGCGCCACCCTGCAGTGGCTCCTTGCCGAGAATGCTGCTGTGACTGTCGTAAGGGCCCAGAAACTGTCCTCCATCCAGGGAACAGCCCCAGATGGTACCGATGTCAACCTCACCGTCCGTGAG GTATCTGTGACTGACTTGAGCCCCGCAGGGCCCATCCAGGCTGTGGAGATCCAAGTGGAGAGCTCCTCTCTGGCCAACATGTGTAGGGCCCACCATGCCATCATCAGACGGATGCAG ACTATGGTCACAGAGCAAGCTGCCCAAGGCTCCAGCCCACCTGACCTCCGAATGCAGTATCTACACCAGATTCATGCCAATCATCAG TACAAGGTGTTCGTAGGTGAAGGCCCGGGCTGA
- the Faap100 gene encoding Fanconi anemia core complex-associated protein 100 isoform X3, translating into MAGAAAAAAASASRVHYLSDLCCPLGGRAGPKPHVLRHQAEVFLSTGREFVYVYDREGGVLTAVYQFPHQVWHLQLLAARRALYVLCARTGIYCLSLDSRDRAEIQASCEDREDEAHPPPVIHVDPDACVLPDAALCAFTVLDDMLVTLVQGPTQWKMQLFERPCPGEAPRPGGQIGEVELSTCTPPGGVPGKPAAPCFLPVLCCTFPPDSRAPHGHPQGCGCLTLEEALFGLLFGADATLMQSPVILCGLPDGQLCCVVLKALVTCGLAPGDPKVLVKILHHLEEPVVFIGAVRAEPHAEEEQREPLPEENVHSDCLVALGHQGRTLAIKAGWSESGTLVPELREYCLPGPVLCAACGRDGRMYHSTPSNLCVVDLTRRDTPWSPEKADGAIGGLPSMLCPASLNICSVLTLTVSSGASTGGTELLALSSKGRLITCSLDLNSEVPVPPKMTMANAGQKIKELLLDIGDASERVSFLKKAVDQRNKAITSLNEAMNVSCALLSSQEGVRPISCTITTSWSRLELRDMLMATCTLENSSSFSLDQGWTLCIQVLTSSSALDLDGAGSTFTYTIPVDRLGPGSRREVTLPLGPSESGMLDLPVTMSCWLFYSLREVVGGALAPSDSLEVPYLETLPLNLPKQEGVCLPLCKRTVDMLQCLRFPGVSSQQPARAPCVPGPACEPVETFLKTCQTPGSEPAGAASLRAKYLPPSTASIRVSAVLLRTALEGGHSESPGVSEDP; encoded by the exons ATGGCCggcgccgccgccgccgccgccgcctctgcctcccgcgtgcaCTACCTGTCCGACCTCTGCTGCCCGCTCGGAGGCCGGGCGGGGCCCAAGCCGCATGTGCTGCGCCACCAGGCGGAGGTCTTTCTGTCCACCGGGCGCGAGTTCGTCTATGTGTACGACCGGGAGGGCGGGGTGCTGACG GCGGTGTACCAGTTTCCCCACCAGGTGTGGCACCTGCAGCTCCTGGCGGCCCGCAGGGCGCTCTACGTGCTGTGCGCGCGGACCGGCATCTACTGTCTGTCGCTGGACTCCCGGGACAG GGCTGAGATCCAGGCCTCCTGTGAGGACAGAGAGGATGAGGCTCACCCTCCCCCTGTGATCCATGTGGACCCCGACGCCTGTGTCCTCCCAGATGCCGCGCTCTGTGCCTTCACGGTGCTCGATGACATGCTGGTCACCCTGGTACAGGGCCCCACCCAGTGGAAGATGCAGCTGTTTGAGCGCCCCTGTCCAGGGGAGGCGCCTCGGCCCGGAGGGCAGATTGGTGAGGTGGAGTTGTCCACCTGCACCCCTCCAGGTGGGGTGCCAGGGAAGCCTGCAGCCCCCTGCTTCCTCCCGGTGCTGTGCTGCACGTTCCCACCAGACTCCAGGGCTCCTCACGGTCACCCCCAGGGCTGTGGCTGCCTCACACTGGAGGAGGCTCTCTTTGGTCTACTCTTTGGAGCCGACGCCACCCTCATGCAGTCCCCTGTGATCCTCTGCGGTCTCCCTGACGGCCAGCTTTGTTGCGTGGTTCTGAAGGCCTTGGTCACTTGTGGGTTAGCCCCTGGTGACCCAAAGGTCTTAGTCAAGATCCTCCATCACCTGGAGGAGCCTGTGGTCTTCATTGGGGCTGTGAGGGCGGAGCCTCATGCTGAGGAAGAGCAAAGAGAGCCGCTGCCTGAGGAGAATGTGCACTCTGACTGCCTGGTAGCCCTCGGCCACCAAGGCCGGACGCTGGCCATCAAAGCCGGCTGGAGTGAGTCAGGGACTCTAGTACCAGAGCTTCGTGAGTACTGCCTCCCGGGGCCTGTGCTCTGTGCTGCCTGTGGCCGGGATGGCCGCATGTACCACAGCACCCCCTCAAACCTCTGTGTGGTAGACCTGACTCGGAGAGACACTCCCTGGAGCCCTGAGAAGGCAGACGGGGCGATAGGAGGTCTGCCCTCCATGCTGTGCCCAGCCAGTCTGAACATCTGCAGTGTCCTCACTCTGACTGTGTCATCAGGGGCATCTACAG GTGGCACTGAGCTCCTGGCCCTATCTTCTAAAGGGCGCCTGATCACCTGCAGCCTGGACTTGAACTCTGAGGTGCCTGTGCCTCCCAAAATGACAATGGCCAATGCAGGCCAGAAAATTAAGGAGCTGCTCTTGGACATCGGTGATGCCTCTGAGAG GGTGTCCTTCCTGAAGAAAGCTGTTGACCAGCGCAACAAGGCCATAACAAGCCTCAATGAGGCCATGAATGTGAGCTGTGCCCTGCTGTCCAGCCAGGAGGGAGTCCGGCCCATCTCATGTACCATCACTACCTCCTGGAGCCGCCTGGAGTTACGAGACATGCTGATGGCCACCTGTACACTGGAGAACAGTAGCAGCTTCAGCCTGGACCAGGGCTGGACCTTGTGTATTCAGGTGCTTACTAGTTCCTCTGCCTTGGATCTGGATGGGGCTGGCTCGACTTTTACCTATACCATTCCAGTGGACAGACTTGGCCCAGGCAGTCGGCGTGAAGTGACATTGCCCCTGGGCCCTAGTGAGAGTGGCATGCTCGACCTGCCAGTGACCATGTCCTGCTGGCTTTTCTACAGTCTCAGGGAGGTGGTGGGTGGGGCCCTGGCCCCCTCCGACTCTCTAGAGGTCCCCTATCTGGAGACGCTCCCTCTCAACCTCCCTAAGCAAGAGGGGGTCTGCCTGCCCCTGTGCAAGCGCACAGTGGACATGCTGCAGTGTCTGCGCTTCCCGGGTGTGTCCTCACAACAACCTGCACGGGCGCCCTGCGTGCCTGGCCCTGCCTGTGAGCCTGTGGAAACCTTCCTAAAGACCTGCCAGACCCCTGGCAGTGAGCCAGCTGGCGCTGCCTCCCTTCGGGCCAAGTACCTGCCTCCGTCTACAGCATCCATCAGAGTATCAGCCGTGCTGCTCAGAACTGCGCTGGAGGGTGGTCACTCAG AGTCTCCTGGAGTGAGTGAGGATCCATGA